Proteins co-encoded in one Dendropsophus ebraccatus isolate aDenEbr1 chromosome 9, aDenEbr1.pat, whole genome shotgun sequence genomic window:
- the LOC138801526 gene encoding E3 ubiquitin/ISG15 ligase TRIM25-like, translated as MASAELRDELDCSICLSLYTDPVSLRCGHNFCRSCIVQVLDTQDGAGGYSCPDCRAEYPERPALEKNRKLGNIVERFLSSQPDMEETRIFCTYCTKSPVPAVKSCLQCEISLCDDHLTAHNKMVDHLLSEVTNSFDGKKCPIHKKVLEYYCPQDAACLCVSCCLVGEHRGHQVELLEEASEEKKKRLRKDLEEINPKKAEIETKLQNLHDHKRNIQEKASDKRKNISKLFMDIKKQLEMAETKVLSEISRQEEEIVSQISDLIKKLEIEEDELSRKMGHLEEMCHVTDTIRVLQEPDITVCDHGDGEDTGGDDEEVKSEDDLDEVVISLTIYRSMRDIVTNVTSQIGFHAPDVFLDVDTANVEVKLSQDLKTATRSEKLLGRPESSVRFLTYTQVLSRCGLSSGRHYWEVEWNQFGRCGIGMSHPSIQKEGRQSGFGYNNKSWCLAMLDTKCLALHNSTKVTINGVPKFPTLGVFLDYEAGRLSFYELRDPIRHLHTFTTSFSEPLHAAFVMDKGSSFTIRS; from the coding sequence ATGGCGTCTGCTGAGCTGAGGGACGAGCTGGACTGCTCAATCTGCCTGAGCCTCTATACAGATCCCGTATCcctgagatgtggacacaacttctgtCGCTCGTGTATTGTTCAGGTGCTGGatacacaggacggggctggaggTTACTCCTGTcctgactgcagagcagaatATCCCGAGCGTCCGGCCCTGGAGAAGAACAGGAAGCTGGGTAATATAGTGGAGCGTTTCTTATCTTCTCAGCCTGATATGGAGGAGACCAGAATCTTCTGCACTTACTGTACAAAGTCTCCTGTCCCGGCTGTGAAGTCCTGTCTGCAGTGTGAGATCTCTCTATGTGACGACCACCTGACGGCCCACAACAAGATGGTGGATCATCTATTGTCAGAGGTCACTAACTCCTTTGATGGCAAAAAAtgtcccatccacaagaaggttcTGGAGTATTATTGTCCTCAGGATGCGGCTTGTCTGTGTGTGTCTTGCTGTCtggttggggagcacaggggacaccAGGTGGAACTTTTAGAAGAAGCTtctgaggagaagaagaagagactgaGGAAAGATCTGGAGGAAATAAACCCAAAAAAGGCAGAAATTGAGACCAAACTCCAGAATCTTCATGATCATAAGAGGAATATCCAGGAGAAAGCCTCCGATAAGAGGAAGAACATCAGTAAGTTATTTATGGACATTAAGAAGCAACTGGAAATGGCTGAAACGAAAGTGCTGAGCGAGATCTccagacaggaggaggagattgTGTCCCAGATATCTGATCTGATCAAGAAACTGGAAATAGAGGAGgacgagctgtccaggaagatggGTCACCTGGAGGAGATGTGTCATGTCACTGACACAATAAGAGTCTTACAGGAACCGGACATTACAGTATGTGATCATGGAGAtggtgaggacacagggggagatgatgaAGAGGTCAAATCTGAGGATGATCTGGATGAGGTTGTGATCTCACTGACCATATACCGATCCATGAGGGATATTGTCACCAATGTAACTTCACAGATTGGGTTCCATGCTCCAGATGTATTTCTAGATGTGGACACTGCGAATGTAGAGGTAAAGCTTTCACAAGATCTGAAAACAGCAACAAGATCAGAAAAATTACTGGGCAGACCTGAGTCTTCAGTAAGGTTTCTAACTTACACCCAGGTGTTAAGCAGATGTGGCCTCTCCTCAGGAAGACATTACTGGGAGGTGGAGTGGAACCAGTTCGGAAGATGTGGCATCGGAATGTCTCATCCCAGTATACAGAAAGAAGGACGGCAATCCGGTTTTGGATATAATAATAAATCTTGGTGTTTGGCTATGCTTGATACAAAATGTTTAGCATTACACAACTCGACCAAAGTAACGATCAATGGAGTTCCAAAATTTCCAACACTTGGAGTCTTCTTAGACTATGAGGCCGGGCGTCTGTCCTTCTATGAGCTGcgtgaccccatcagacacttacacaccttcaccaCCTCCTTCTCTGAGCCCCTCCATGCTGCCTTTGTTATGGATAAAGGTTCCTCTTTTACAATAAGAAGCTGA